One Streptomyces drozdowiczii DNA segment encodes these proteins:
- the panC gene encoding pantoate--beta-alanine ligase: MTATASTAPVLLNTAGELHAYAPEGKRAVVMTMGALHEGHASLIRAARAHAGPAGQVVVTVFVNPLQFGEAADLDRYPRTLDADLAVAGAAGADVVFAPSVDEVYPGGEPQVRISAGPMGERLEGASRPGHFDGMLTVVAKLLHLTRPDTAFFGQKDAQQLALIRRMVRDLNFPVEITGVETVREPDGLALSSRNRFLDPHERRTALALSRALFAARDRLAAQAALHARAQATGATEDRAAGLNRLGEARLAADAQAVARARPDAGPAAVRAAARTVLEDAEAASPPLALDYVALVDPADFTEIPDDRAAGDAILAVAARVGATRLIDNIPLTFGATP, translated from the coding sequence ATGACCGCCACCGCATCCACCGCCCCGGTCCTGCTGAACACGGCCGGTGAGCTGCACGCGTACGCCCCCGAGGGGAAGCGGGCCGTCGTCATGACGATGGGCGCCCTGCACGAGGGCCACGCCTCGCTGATCCGCGCCGCCCGCGCCCACGCGGGCCCCGCCGGGCAGGTCGTCGTCACCGTCTTCGTCAACCCGCTCCAGTTCGGCGAGGCCGCCGACCTCGACCGCTACCCGCGCACGCTCGACGCCGACCTCGCGGTGGCCGGCGCGGCCGGCGCCGACGTGGTCTTCGCGCCGTCCGTGGACGAGGTCTACCCGGGCGGCGAGCCCCAGGTCCGGATCTCGGCGGGCCCGATGGGCGAGCGCCTGGAGGGGGCCTCGCGCCCCGGCCACTTCGACGGCATGCTCACCGTCGTCGCCAAGCTGCTCCACCTCACCCGCCCGGACACCGCGTTCTTCGGGCAGAAGGACGCCCAGCAGCTCGCCCTGATCCGGCGCATGGTGCGCGACCTCAACTTCCCGGTGGAGATCACCGGCGTGGAGACGGTCCGGGAGCCGGACGGCCTCGCGCTGTCCAGCCGCAACCGCTTCCTCGATCCGCACGAGCGCCGCACCGCGCTCGCCCTGTCCCGGGCCCTGTTCGCGGCCCGCGACCGGCTCGCCGCCCAGGCCGCCCTGCACGCCCGCGCGCAGGCCACCGGCGCCACCGAGGACCGGGCCGCCGGACTCAACCGGCTCGGCGAGGCCCGCCTCGCGGCCGACGCCCAGGCGGTCGCCCGGGCCCGCCCGGACGCCGGACCCGCCGCCGTGCGCGCCGCCGCCCGCACGGTCCTGGAGGACGCGGAGGCCGCGAGCCCGCCGCTCGCCCTGGACTACGTGGCGCTCGTGGACCCGGCCGACTTCACCGAGATCCCCGACGACCGCGCGGCCGGTGACGCGATCCTCGCCGTCGCCGCCCGGGTCGGCGCCACCCGCCTCATCGACAACATCCCCCTCACCTTCGGAGCGACCCCGTGA
- the nadC gene encoding carboxylating nicotinate-nucleotide diphosphorylase, with protein sequence MSTPEENPRPTPVDVPLIRVGAPAPAAGGCGDGCGCGGDEEYEECGLDPALAQLLVESGLDPIQVEDIAHLAIAEDLDGGVDVTTVATVAEDAMATGDFTAREAGVVAGLRVAEAVLSIVCTSEFEVERHVEDGDRVAPGQKLLTVTTRTRDLLTGERSALNLLCRLSGIATATRAWADVLEGTKAEVRDTRKTTPGLRALEKYAVRCGGGVNHRFSLSDAALVKDNHVIAAGGVAEAFKRVREEFPDVPIEVEVDTPAQLTEVLDAGADLVLLDNFTPAETAEAVALTGGRAILESSGRLTLDSARAYAEAGVDYLAVGALTHSSPILDIGLDFRDTDGAGA encoded by the coding sequence GTGAGCACGCCCGAAGAGAATCCGCGCCCCACACCCGTGGACGTCCCGCTGATCCGGGTCGGCGCGCCCGCCCCCGCCGCGGGCGGCTGCGGGGACGGCTGCGGCTGCGGCGGCGACGAGGAGTACGAGGAGTGCGGGCTCGACCCCGCCCTCGCCCAGCTCCTCGTCGAATCCGGCCTGGACCCGATCCAGGTCGAGGACATCGCGCACCTCGCCATCGCCGAGGACCTGGACGGCGGGGTGGACGTCACGACCGTCGCCACCGTCGCCGAGGACGCCATGGCCACCGGCGACTTCACCGCCCGCGAGGCCGGTGTGGTGGCCGGGCTGCGCGTGGCCGAGGCGGTCCTGTCGATCGTCTGCACCTCCGAGTTCGAGGTCGAGCGGCACGTCGAGGACGGCGACCGCGTCGCCCCCGGCCAGAAGCTGCTGACCGTCACCACCCGCACCCGCGACCTCCTCACCGGCGAGCGCAGCGCCCTCAACCTGCTCTGCCGGCTCTCCGGCATCGCCACCGCCACCCGCGCCTGGGCCGACGTGCTGGAGGGCACCAAGGCCGAGGTCCGGGACACCCGCAAGACGACGCCCGGGCTGCGCGCCCTGGAGAAGTACGCCGTGCGCTGCGGCGGCGGCGTCAACCACCGGTTCTCGCTGTCCGACGCCGCGCTGGTCAAGGACAACCACGTCATCGCGGCGGGCGGGGTCGCGGAGGCGTTCAAGCGGGTCAGGGAGGAGTTCCCGGACGTCCCGATCGAGGTCGAGGTGGACACCCCGGCCCAGCTCACCGAGGTCCTCGACGCGGGCGCCGACCTGGTCCTGCTGGACAACTTCACCCCGGCCGAGACCGCCGAGGCGGTCGCCCTGACCGGCGGGCGCGCGATCCTGGAGTCCTCCGGCCGGCTCACCCTCGACTCGGCCCGCGCGTACGCGGAGGCCGGGGTCGACTACCTGGCCGTGGGCGCGCTGACCCACTCCTCGCCGATCCTGGACATCGGCCTGGACTTCCGCGACACCGACGGGGCCGGCGCCTGA
- a CDS encoding type III pantothenate kinase: MLLTIDVGNTHTVLGLFDGEEIVEHWRISTDARRTADELAVLLQGLMGMHPLLGMELGDGIEGIAICSTVPAVLHELREVTRRYYGDVPAVLVEPGIKTGVPILMDNPKEVGADRIINAVAAVDLYGGPAIVVDFGTATTFDAVSARGEYTGGVIAPGIEISVEALGVKGAQLRKIELARPRSVIGKNTVEAMQAGIIYGFAGQVDGVVERMKKELADDPDDVTVIATGGLAPMVLNESSVIDEHEPWLTLIGLRLVYERNVSRL; the protein is encoded by the coding sequence ATGCTGCTCACCATCGACGTCGGGAACACCCACACCGTCCTCGGCCTGTTCGACGGCGAGGAGATCGTCGAGCACTGGCGGATCTCCACGGACGCCCGCCGCACCGCCGACGAGCTGGCCGTGCTGCTCCAGGGCCTCATGGGCATGCACCCGCTGCTCGGCATGGAGCTGGGCGACGGCATCGAGGGCATCGCGATCTGCTCCACGGTCCCGGCCGTGCTGCACGAGCTGCGCGAGGTGACCCGCCGCTACTACGGAGACGTCCCCGCCGTGCTCGTGGAGCCCGGCATCAAGACCGGGGTGCCGATCCTGATGGACAACCCGAAGGAGGTCGGCGCGGACCGCATCATCAACGCGGTCGCCGCCGTCGACCTCTACGGCGGTCCGGCGATCGTGGTCGACTTCGGCACGGCCACCACCTTCGACGCGGTCTCGGCCCGGGGCGAGTACACCGGCGGTGTCATCGCGCCCGGCATCGAGATCTCCGTCGAGGCGCTGGGCGTCAAGGGCGCCCAGCTCCGCAAGATCGAGCTGGCCCGGCCGCGCAGCGTCATCGGCAAGAACACCGTCGAGGCCATGCAGGCGGGCATCATCTACGGCTTCGCCGGTCAGGTCGACGGGGTCGTGGAGCGGATGAAGAAGGAGCTGGCGGACGATCCGGACGATGTCACCGTCATCGCGACGGGCGGCCTTGCTCCGATGGTGCTGAACGAGTCCTCCGTCATCGACGAGCACGAGCCCTGGCTGACCCTCATCGGGCTCCGCCTGGTGTACGAGCGCAACGTGTCGCGACTGTAG
- a CDS encoding BlaI/MecI/CopY family transcriptional regulator yields MPRQLGELEDAVMTRVWEWNRPVTVREVLEDLQQERSIAYTTVMTVMDNLHQKGWVRREVEGRAYRYTAVSTRAAYAAALMNEAWSLSDNPAAALVAFFGMMSAEQREALRDAMRIVLPALPEDGPAPADGAGDGEAGEAADGAEPEAGR; encoded by the coding sequence GTGCCCCGTCAATTGGGAGAGCTCGAAGACGCCGTGATGACACGGGTCTGGGAATGGAACCGTCCGGTCACTGTGCGGGAAGTCCTGGAGGACCTTCAGCAGGAGCGGTCCATCGCCTACACCACCGTCATGACGGTAATGGACAATCTCCATCAGAAGGGCTGGGTCCGCCGCGAAGTGGAGGGCCGCGCATATCGATATACGGCCGTCTCCACCCGCGCCGCATACGCCGCCGCCCTGATGAACGAAGCCTGGTCGCTCAGCGACAACCCGGCGGCCGCGCTCGTCGCGTTCTTCGGGATGATGTCGGCCGAGCAGCGCGAGGCTCTGCGCGACGCGATGCGGATCGTTCTGCCCGCTCTTCCCGAGGACGGCCCGGCCCCCGCGGACGGAGCCGGGGACGGCGAAGCCGGTGAAGCGGCCGATGGCGCGGAGCCGGAGGCCGGGCGATAG
- a CDS encoding amino-acid N-acetyltransferase, producing the protein MSSELPQTDYRTEPSVINMAITVRRARTSDVPAVRRLLDGYVREGILLDKATVTLYEDIQEFWIAERDEDASVVGCGALHVMWEDLAEVRTLAVDHGLKGAGVGHQVLDKLLRTARWLGVRRVFCLTFEVDFFAKHGFVEIGETPVDGDVYSELLRSYDEGVAEFLGLERVKPNTLGNSRMLLHL; encoded by the coding sequence ATGTCCTCAGAGCTTCCGCAAACCGATTACCGGACCGAACCGTCGGTTATAAACATGGCCATCACCGTCCGGCGCGCACGGACGAGCGATGTACCCGCCGTCCGCCGTCTCCTCGACGGCTACGTGCGGGAAGGCATCCTCCTCGACAAAGCCACGGTCACGCTTTACGAGGACATCCAGGAGTTCTGGATCGCCGAACGCGACGAGGACGCCTCGGTCGTCGGCTGCGGTGCCCTGCACGTCATGTGGGAAGACCTCGCCGAAGTCCGCACGCTCGCCGTCGACCACGGCCTCAAGGGCGCCGGAGTGGGCCACCAGGTCCTCGACAAGCTGCTGCGCACCGCCCGCTGGCTCGGTGTCCGCCGGGTTTTCTGTCTCACCTTCGAAGTCGACTTCTTCGCGAAGCACGGCTTCGTGGAGATCGGAGAGACGCCCGTCGACGGAGATGTCTACAGCGAGCTGCTGCGTTCCTATGACGAGGGAGTCGCGGAGTTCCTCGGTCTCGAACGAGTGAAGCCGAACACCTTGGGCAACAGCCGGATGCTTCTGCACCTGTGA
- a CDS encoding histone-like nucleoid-structuring protein Lsr2: MAQKVQVLLVDDLDGGEADETVTFALDGKTYEIDLTTSNADKLRSLLEPYAKNGRRTGGRAASGRGKGRAVSGGNKDTAEIRKWARENGHNVNDRGRVPAEIREAYEKANG, translated from the coding sequence GTGGCACAGAAGGTTCAGGTCCTTCTTGTTGACGACCTCGACGGTGGCGAGGCGGACGAGACGGTGACGTTCGCGCTGGATGGCAAGACGTACGAGATCGACCTCACCACCAGCAACGCGGACAAGCTGCGTTCCCTTCTCGAGCCCTACGCGAAGAACGGCCGGCGTACCGGTGGCCGTGCGGCGTCGGGACGCGGCAAGGGCCGCGCCGTCTCCGGTGGCAACAAGGACACCGCCGAGATCCGTAAGTGGGCCCGCGAGAACGGCCACAATGTGAATGACCGCGGCCGCGTCCCCGCCGAGATCCGTGAGGCTTACGAGAAGGCCAACGGCTGA
- a CDS encoding SCO3374 family protein, whose protein sequence is MTLTVPPPRVPPAVESGGDARGEPWDGWAGWYEREMGWATAGGAPVRLLTGLRFDVLVVPAVAGHAALRRVGPTGPVALMGLRMSLLVAPGSAEELPGLLDWLEWGGVALSLTGLGAGGRITAPPPPGRPAEPGAASWLRPPRPSREQDEAPVLPAFSGFGSARGDAPDLVRLVDAVATECHRARLARARAGLFHDEPVAQPLAFS, encoded by the coding sequence ATGACCCTCACCGTCCCGCCGCCCCGTGTCCCGCCCGCCGTCGAGTCGGGCGGTGACGCCCGGGGCGAGCCGTGGGACGGCTGGGCCGGGTGGTACGAGCGGGAGATGGGCTGGGCCACCGCGGGCGGTGCGCCGGTGCGGCTGCTGACCGGGCTGCGGTTCGACGTGCTCGTCGTCCCCGCCGTGGCCGGGCACGCGGCGCTGCGGCGGGTGGGCCCTACGGGGCCGGTGGCGCTCATGGGGCTGCGGATGAGCCTGCTGGTGGCGCCGGGGAGCGCGGAGGAGCTTCCGGGGCTGCTCGACTGGCTGGAGTGGGGCGGGGTCGCGCTGTCGCTGACCGGTCTGGGCGCGGGCGGGCGGATCACCGCTCCGCCGCCGCCCGGACGTCCGGCGGAGCCGGGGGCCGCCTCCTGGCTGCGGCCCCCCAGGCCGTCACGGGAACAGGACGAAGCGCCGGTTCTCCCGGCTTTCTCCGGCTTCGGGAGCGCGCGTGGCGATGCTCCCGACCTCGTCCGGCTCGTGGACGCCGTGGCGACGGAATGCCACCGGGCCCGACTGGCGCGTGCCCGGGCCGGCTTGTTCCACGATGAGCCCGTGGCTCAGCCGTTGGCCTTCTCGTAA
- a CDS encoding ATP-dependent Clp protease ATP-binding subunit — protein sequence MFERFTDRARRVVVLAQEEARMLNHNYIGTEHILLGLIHEGEGVAAKALESLGISLEAVRQQVEEIIGQGQQAPSGHIPFTPRAKKVLELSLREALQLGHNYIGTEHILLGLIREGEGVAAQVLVKLGADLNRVRQQVIQLLSGYSGGKEAATAGGPAEGTPSTSLVLDQFGRNLTQAARESKLDPVIGREKEIERVMQVLSRRTKNNPVLIGEPGVGKTAVVEGLAQAIVKGEVPETLKDKHLYTLDLGALVAGSRYRGDFEERLKKVLKEIRTRGDIILFIDELHTLVGAGAAEGAIDAASILKPMLARGELQTIGATTLDEYRKHLEKDAALERRFQPIQVAEPSLPHTIEILKGLRDRYEAHHRVSITDEALVQAATLADRYISDRFLPDKAIDLIDEAGSRMRIRRMTAPPDLREFDEKIAGVRRDKESAIDSQDFEKAASLRDKEKQLLAAKAKREKEWKAGDMDVVAEVDGELIAEVLATATGIPVFKLTEEESSRLLRMEDELHKRVIGQKDAIKALSQAIRRTRAGLKDPKRPGGSFIFAGPSGVGKTELSKTLAEFLFGDEDALISLDMSEFSEKHTVSRLFGSPPGYVGYEEGGQLTEKVRRKPFSVVLFDEVEKAHPDIFNSLLQILEDGRLTDSQGRVVDFKNTVIIMTTNLGTRDISKGFNLGFAAQGDVKTNYERMKVKVNEELKQHFRPEFLNRVDDTVVFHQLSQEDIIEIVDLMIAKVDERLKDRDMGIELSTDAKKLLAKKGYDPVMGARPLRRTIQREIEDVLSEKILFGELRPGHIVVVGSEGEGDDEKFTFRGEEKSALPDVPPIEQAAGGGPNMTKEA from the coding sequence ATGTTCGAGAGGTTCACCGACCGCGCGCGGCGGGTTGTCGTCCTGGCTCAGGAAGAAGCCCGGATGCTCAACCACAACTACATCGGCACCGAGCACATCCTCCTGGGCCTGATCCACGAGGGTGAGGGTGTCGCCGCTAAGGCCCTGGAGAGCCTCGGGATTTCGCTCGAGGCGGTCCGCCAGCAGGTGGAGGAGATCATCGGCCAGGGCCAGCAGGCCCCGTCCGGCCACATCCCCTTCACGCCCCGAGCCAAGAAGGTCCTGGAGCTGTCGCTCCGCGAGGCCCTCCAGCTCGGCCACAACTACATCGGCACGGAGCACATCCTGCTCGGCCTGATCCGCGAGGGCGAGGGCGTCGCCGCCCAGGTCCTCGTGAAGCTCGGCGCCGACCTGAACAGGGTGCGCCAGCAGGTCATCCAGCTGCTGTCCGGTTACTCCGGAGGCAAGGAGGCGGCCACCGCCGGCGGCCCCGCGGAGGGCACGCCCTCCACCTCGCTGGTGCTCGACCAGTTCGGCCGCAACCTCACGCAGGCCGCCCGCGAATCCAAGCTCGACCCGGTCATCGGGCGCGAGAAGGAGATCGAGCGGGTCATGCAGGTGCTCTCCCGCCGCACCAAGAACAACCCGGTGCTCATCGGCGAGCCCGGCGTCGGCAAGACGGCGGTCGTCGAGGGCCTGGCCCAGGCCATCGTCAAGGGCGAGGTGCCCGAGACCCTCAAGGACAAGCACCTCTACACCCTCGACCTCGGCGCCCTGGTCGCCGGCTCCCGCTACCGCGGTGACTTCGAGGAGCGCCTGAAGAAGGTCCTCAAGGAGATCCGCACCCGCGGCGACATCATCCTGTTCATCGACGAGCTCCACACGCTGGTCGGTGCGGGTGCCGCCGAGGGCGCCATCGACGCGGCTTCGATCCTGAAGCCCATGCTGGCGCGCGGCGAGCTCCAGACCATCGGTGCCACCACGCTCGACGAGTACCGCAAGCACCTGGAGAAGGACGCCGCGCTCGAGCGCCGCTTCCAGCCCATCCAGGTCGCGGAGCCGTCGCTGCCGCACACCATCGAGATCCTCAAGGGTCTGCGCGACCGCTACGAGGCCCACCACCGCGTGTCCATCACGGACGAGGCGCTGGTCCAGGCCGCGACGCTGGCCGACCGGTACATCTCGGACCGCTTCCTGCCGGACAAGGCGATCGACCTGATCGACGAGGCCGGTTCCCGGATGCGCATCCGCCGGATGACCGCGCCGCCGGACCTCCGCGAGTTCGACGAGAAGATCGCGGGCGTGCGCCGCGACAAGGAGTCGGCCATCGACTCCCAGGACTTCGAGAAGGCAGCCTCCCTCCGCGACAAGGAGAAGCAGCTGCTGGCGGCGAAGGCCAAGCGCGAGAAGGAGTGGAAGGCCGGCGACATGGACGTCGTGGCCGAGGTCGACGGCGAGCTCATCGCCGAGGTCCTCGCCACCGCCACCGGCATCCCGGTCTTCAAGCTGACCGAGGAGGAGTCCTCCCGGCTGCTGCGCATGGAGGACGAGCTCCACAAGCGCGTCATCGGGCAGAAGGACGCCATCAAGGCGCTCTCGCAGGCCATCCGCCGTACGCGGGCCGGTCTGAAGGACCCGAAGCGCCCCGGTGGCTCGTTCATCTTCGCCGGCCCGTCCGGTGTCGGTAAGACCGAGCTGTCCAAGACGCTCGCCGAGTTCCTGTTCGGTGACGAGGACGCGCTGATCTCCCTCGACATGTCGGAGTTCAGCGAGAAGCACACGGTCTCGCGTCTCTTCGGTTCGCCCCCCGGTTACGTGGGTTACGAGGAGGGCGGCCAGCTCACCGAGAAGGTGCGCCGCAAGCCGTTCTCCGTCGTCCTCTTCGACGAGGTCGAGAAGGCCCACCCCGACATCTTCAACTCCCTGCTCCAGATCCTGGAGGACGGTCGCCTGACCGACTCCCAGGGCCGGGTCGTGGACTTCAAGAACACGGTCATCATCATGACGACCAACCTCGGGACCCGGGACATCTCCAAGGGCTTCAACCTGGGCTTCGCCGCCCAGGGCGACGTCAAGACGAACTACGAGCGGATGAAGGTCAAGGTCAACGAAGAGCTGAAGCAGCACTTCCGGCCCGAGTTCCTCAACCGTGTCGACGACACGGTCGTCTTCCACCAGCTCAGCCAGGAAGACATCATCGAGATCGTCGACCTGATGATCGCGAAGGTGGACGAGCGCCTCAAGGACCGTGACATGGGCATCGAGCTCAGCACGGACGCCAAGAAGCTGCTCGCCAAGAAGGGCTACGACCCCGTGATGGGCGCCCGGCCGCTGCGCCGGACGATCCAGCGCGAGATCGAGGACGTCCTCTCGGAGAAGATCCTCTTCGGCGAGCTGCGCCCCGGCCACATCGTGGTCGTCGGCAGCGAGGGCGAGGGCGACGACGAGAAGTTCACCTTCCGCGGCGAGGAGAAGTCGGCTCTGCCCGACGTCCCGCCGATCGAGCAGGCGGCGGGCGGCGGCCCGAACATGACGAAGGAAGCGTGA
- a CDS encoding PQQ-binding-like beta-propeller repeat protein — MIKLAGAGAGLALLGAGTAACGPVEEPAGGGGSGSPKPGESARPGGDAPAPGGKPKPAWQHATTYDGLAWISAVAVVDDVVLVSGDPLVARDLATGKELWSRAEVTTPGASMLIGDGTLYLASARYDGNIIGLDPKTGRDTWRSRLGDKEYSQPRVIAADADHVYVVAGILDKDFRTPDNVIAAIDTSSGKVVWREQRDHGTEANGITARVSGKRLVYTDFRENLTVRDTATGHQVWTKKTGRSSNRGFEVHEGLVIIATGEQLRAFDLETGAERWSFATEKYSRFNDPAVLDGVLYVSDTVHALWAVDPATGKRHWHNPESLDIDAPWQFAKVGGVLYGATQFDKNGGIHAFDPSDGKLLWTYNDGSGDIDRWYLASGGRNVVALHAKKVTGLPVG; from the coding sequence ATGATCAAGCTGGCCGGAGCCGGGGCGGGGCTGGCCCTGCTGGGCGCCGGGACCGCGGCCTGCGGCCCGGTCGAGGAGCCGGCCGGGGGCGGCGGCTCGGGTTCGCCGAAGCCGGGGGAGTCCGCCCGGCCCGGGGGCGACGCCCCCGCGCCGGGCGGTAAGCCGAAGCCGGCCTGGCAGCACGCCACCACGTACGACGGTCTCGCCTGGATCTCCGCGGTCGCCGTGGTCGACGACGTGGTGCTGGTCTCCGGCGACCCGCTGGTGGCCCGCGACCTGGCCACCGGCAAGGAGCTCTGGTCGCGCGCCGAGGTGACCACCCCGGGCGCGAGCATGCTCATCGGCGACGGCACCCTCTACCTGGCCAGCGCCCGCTACGACGGCAACATCATCGGGCTCGACCCCAAGACGGGCAGGGACACCTGGCGCAGCCGCCTCGGTGACAAGGAGTACTCCCAGCCCCGGGTCATCGCCGCCGACGCCGACCACGTCTATGTCGTCGCCGGGATCCTGGACAAGGACTTCCGGACCCCCGACAACGTGATCGCGGCCATCGACACCTCCTCCGGCAAGGTCGTCTGGCGCGAGCAGCGCGACCACGGCACCGAGGCCAACGGGATCACCGCGCGCGTCTCCGGCAAGCGCCTCGTCTACACGGACTTCCGCGAGAATCTCACGGTCCGCGACACCGCGACCGGCCACCAGGTGTGGACGAAGAAGACCGGCCGCAGCAGCAACCGCGGCTTCGAGGTCCACGAGGGCCTGGTCATCATCGCGACCGGCGAGCAGCTGCGCGCCTTCGACCTGGAGACGGGCGCCGAGCGCTGGTCCTTCGCGACCGAGAAGTACAGCCGCTTCAACGACCCGGCCGTGCTGGACGGCGTCCTCTACGTCTCGGACACCGTCCACGCCCTGTGGGCGGTCGATCCGGCGACCGGGAAGCGGCACTGGCACAACCCGGAGAGCCTGGACATCGACGCCCCCTGGCAGTTCGCCAAGGTGGGCGGCGTCCTCTATGGGGCCACCCAGTTCGACAAGAACGGCGGCATCCACGCCTTCGACCCGTCCGACGGCAAGCTGCTCTGGACGTACAACGACGGCTCCGGCGACATCGACCGCTGGTACCTGGCCTCGGGCGGCAGGAACGTGGTCGCGCTGCACGCGAAGAAGGTGACCGGGCTGCCCGTGGGATAG
- a CDS encoding M23 family metallopeptidase → MSKRVTFQSRRPSVSRMRGAVVAAGLGTSMVLGAGAAFAAGTADAPQAHALVSSATADSVAQQATAQGKAAAKHAAEKKADAAKKKEAAKKKAAAKKKAIAKLPWETPVEHYSLTASFGNDGSRWAHKHSGQDFAVPIGTKVEAAHSGTIVKAGPNGGGDGPAYGNAIVISHGNGTYSQYAHLSKIDVHIGQHVKKGEKIALSGNTGNTSGPHLHFEIRTTPNYGSAVNPVNFLHKHGINV, encoded by the coding sequence ATGTCGAAGCGCGTTACGTTCCAGTCCCGCCGCCCGTCCGTGTCCCGTATGCGCGGCGCCGTGGTGGCAGCCGGTCTGGGGACGTCGATGGTTCTCGGTGCGGGTGCTGCGTTCGCGGCCGGCACTGCGGACGCCCCCCAGGCCCACGCCCTGGTCTCCTCGGCCACCGCCGACTCGGTCGCCCAGCAGGCCACCGCGCAGGGCAAGGCCGCGGCCAAGCACGCGGCCGAGAAGAAGGCCGACGCGGCGAAGAAGAAGGAAGCCGCGAAGAAGAAGGCCGCCGCCAAGAAGAAGGCCATCGCCAAGCTTCCGTGGGAGACCCCGGTCGAGCACTACAGCCTGACCGCGAGCTTCGGCAACGACGGCAGCCGCTGGGCCCACAAGCACTCCGGCCAGGACTTCGCCGTGCCGATCGGCACCAAGGTCGAGGCCGCCCACAGCGGCACGATCGTGAAGGCCGGCCCGAACGGCGGCGGCGACGGCCCCGCGTACGGCAACGCCATCGTGATCTCGCACGGCAACGGCACGTACTCGCAGTACGCGCACCTGTCCAAGATCGACGTGCACATCGGCCAGCACGTGAAGAAGGGCGAGAAGATCGCCCTGTCCGGCAACACCGGCAACACCAGCGGCCCGCACCTGCACTTCGAGATCCGGACCACCCCGAACTACGGTTCGGCGGTCAACCCGGTCAACTTCCTGCACAAGCACGGCATCAACGTCTGA
- a CDS encoding TetR/AcrR family transcriptional regulator: MGSTPQPRRGNTRQRIQDVALGLFAEQGYEKTSLREIAEKLDVTKAALYYHFKTKEDILVSIFEDLNRPVEELIAWGETQPRTLETKTELLHRYSNAMADAAPLFRFMQENQATVRDLSIGDTIKHRVLGLVDLIKEPDAPLTDQVRCFSALFTLHAGMLALRDVEGDPEEKRKAALEVAVELVTRAHDPETPR; the protein is encoded by the coding sequence ATGGGCAGCACGCCGCAGCCGCGCCGGGGCAACACCCGCCAGCGCATCCAGGACGTCGCCCTGGGGCTCTTCGCCGAGCAGGGCTACGAGAAGACCTCGCTCCGGGAGATCGCCGAGAAGCTCGACGTCACCAAGGCGGCGCTCTACTACCACTTCAAGACGAAGGAAGACATCCTCGTCTCCATCTTCGAGGACCTGAACCGGCCGGTGGAGGAGCTGATCGCCTGGGGCGAGACGCAGCCGCGCACCCTGGAGACCAAGACGGAACTGCTCCACCGCTACAGCAACGCGATGGCGGACGCCGCCCCGCTCTTCCGCTTCATGCAGGAGAACCAGGCGACGGTACGGGATCTGAGCATCGGCGACACGATCAAGCACCGGGTCCTCGGCCTGGTGGACCTCATCAAGGAACCGGACGCCCCGCTCACCGACCAGGTGCGCTGCTTCAGCGCGCTCTTCACCCTGCACGCCGGGATGCTCGCGCTCAGGGACGTCGAAGGCGACCCCGAGGAGAAGCGCAAGGCCGCTCTCGAAGTCGCCGTCGAACTGGTCACCCGGGCCCACGACCCGGAAACCCCCCGGTAG